One Kineococcus aurantiacus genomic window carries:
- a CDS encoding SWIM zinc finger family protein has translation MIDRWSVEQVLALAPDASSATAGRKLGVPAPWSQTGALDPGEGTGGAVWGSCKGSGATPYQTVVDLSGPAFKCSCPSRKFPCKHALGLLLLWAGGAVPAASTPAPFSEAWLASRTEKAARPAAAARAGGPPADPAVAARRAEQRTARVRDGVEELSRWLHDQTRTGLAGADHAGYRRTDPVAARLVDAQAGALAGSVRRLARVAVSGEGWSSRLLEEHAMLHLLVEAHARAQELPAPLAATVRSRVGHPVRTEDVLAGTPVRDRWNVLDLRDHVEDRLVTRRAHLSGGRSGRTAVVLSFAPPGRPLDASLVPGTSVEADLHFHPGAHPLRAVVGTRHGDPGPLGAVAAETVAAAHARWAGALAADPWLPELPVVLADVVLSAPPSAPVAGTVPAQEGWALVDTAGHAVPLTGPDGVWTLLAVTGAAPCAVAGDWTPEGLRLSAAVTGDGLVRL, from the coding sequence GTGATCGACCGCTGGAGCGTGGAGCAGGTGCTCGCGCTGGCCCCCGACGCCTCGAGCGCCACCGCCGGGCGCAAGCTCGGCGTGCCCGCCCCGTGGTCGCAGACCGGCGCGCTCGACCCCGGCGAGGGGACGGGCGGCGCGGTGTGGGGTTCGTGCAAGGGGTCGGGCGCGACGCCCTACCAGACGGTCGTGGACCTGTCCGGCCCGGCGTTCAAGTGCTCCTGCCCGAGCCGCAAGTTCCCCTGCAAGCACGCCCTGGGCCTGCTGCTGCTGTGGGCCGGCGGGGCCGTTCCCGCGGCGAGCACCCCCGCGCCCTTCAGCGAGGCGTGGCTGGCCTCCCGGACCGAGAAGGCCGCGCGCCCCGCGGCGGCCGCCCGGGCCGGGGGGCCACCGGCGGACCCGGCCGTCGCCGCCCGCCGCGCCGAGCAGCGCACCGCCCGGGTCCGCGACGGGGTCGAGGAACTGTCGCGCTGGCTCCACGACCAGACCCGCACGGGGCTGGCGGGCGCCGACCACGCTGGCTACCGGCGCACCGACCCGGTCGCCGCCCGCCTCGTCGACGCGCAGGCCGGTGCGCTCGCCGGTTCCGTGCGCCGGCTCGCGCGGGTCGCGGTCAGCGGGGAGGGCTGGTCCTCGCGGTTGCTGGAGGAGCACGCGATGCTGCACCTGCTGGTCGAGGCCCACGCTCGCGCGCAGGAGTTGCCCGCACCGCTGGCCGCCACCGTCCGGTCCCGCGTCGGCCACCCCGTGCGCACCGAGGACGTCCTCGCCGGGACCCCCGTGCGCGACCGCTGGAACGTGCTCGACCTGCGCGACCACGTCGAGGACCGGCTGGTCACCCGGCGCGCGCACCTCAGCGGTGGACGCAGCGGGCGCACCGCGGTCGTGCTCTCCTTCGCCCCGCCCGGACGTCCGCTGGACGCCTCGCTGGTCCCGGGCACCAGCGTCGAGGCCGACCTGCACTTCCACCCCGGCGCCCACCCGCTGCGCGCCGTCGTCGGGACCCGCCACGGCGACCCCGGTCCCCTGGGCGCCGTCGCGGCCGAGACGGTGGCCGCCGCGCACGCCCGGTGGGCCGGTGCGCTGGCCGCGGACCCGTGGCTGCCCGAACTGCCCGTCGTGCTCGCCGACGTCGTCCTGTCCGCACCGCCGTCCGCACCGGTCGCGGGCACCGTCCCGGCGCAGGAGGGCTGGGCGCTGGTGGACACCGCCGGGCACGCGGTCCCCCTCACCGGCCCCGACGGGGTGTGGACGTTGCTGGCCGTCACGGGGGCGGCGCCGTGCGCGGTGGCCGGGGACTGGACCCCGGAGGGGCTGCGCCTGAGCGCCGCCGTGACCGGGGACGGGCTGGTCCGGCTGTGA
- a CDS encoding DUF5691 domain-containing protein: MTTPPTTGPSAGGAGWDALVGAALLGTDRRPADLSALPAPVAAALADVRAAVGARDATTTLLDAAALLTVHRRAGRTPLPGRTPLTPAPTGDDAPLPAAAAARLGSLLARLGPGTPGGGEGGRTDTLLRTWLSLAADAGCTLPPPRLPALLDLALRRDGIAAAVAPVLGPRGWWLAGLRADWAGAVEPHRPAAPSSPGGGPDDAQVPDPVWEHGSPADRRAWVRRLRRQDPAAARTALLATTWRSERAEDRAAFVAAVAVGLSAQDEELLERARADRSQDVRRAAEQLLARLPGAAWTQRVHRAALAAVHLERHRLRRTLVVTLPDPTDPALPPVSAGAAPAGVGPGAWALQQLVALTPPGAWEQALGESPERLLALPVDGGPGQDLHTAWARATVLHRDGRWARALLDAGADGGYATGHDAELLAVLPPAERVAAVVAVVTAAARSRRDDADDRVVAVVAACPGPWPQPLADAVLGWLTAAPRRSRWVTHDLLERAAHRLPATPATADALRVVADALPDDTPWRSALTDVADTVAERHQMLEEFR; encoded by the coding sequence GTGACGACACCCCCGACCACCGGCCCCAGCGCCGGCGGGGCCGGCTGGGACGCCCTCGTCGGTGCCGCCCTGCTGGGCACGGACCGCCGTCCCGCCGACCTGTCCGCGCTGCCCGCCCCCGTGGCCGCCGCGCTCGCCGACGTGCGCGCCGCGGTGGGCGCGCGGGACGCCACGACCACCCTGCTGGACGCCGCCGCCCTCCTGACGGTCCACCGCCGCGCCGGGCGGACCCCGCTGCCCGGCCGCACCCCGCTCACCCCCGCGCCCACCGGTGACGACGCTCCACTGCCCGCGGCGGCCGCGGCCCGCCTGGGGTCGCTGCTGGCCCGGCTGGGCCCGGGAACCCCCGGCGGCGGTGAGGGCGGGAGGACCGACACGCTGCTGCGGACGTGGCTGAGCCTGGCGGCGGACGCCGGCTGCACCCTCCCGCCCCCGCGACTGCCCGCGCTGCTCGACCTGGCCCTGCGGCGCGACGGGATCGCCGCCGCAGTGGCCCCGGTGCTGGGCCCGCGCGGCTGGTGGCTGGCCGGGCTGCGCGCCGACTGGGCCGGCGCCGTGGAACCCCACCGCCCAGCGGCTCCCTCGTCCCCCGGCGGTGGGCCCGACGACGCGCAGGTCCCGGACCCGGTGTGGGAGCACGGCAGCCCCGCGGATCGCCGCGCCTGGGTCCGGCGGCTGCGGCGGCAGGACCCGGCGGCCGCCCGCACCGCGCTGCTGGCCACGACCTGGCGCTCCGAACGCGCCGAGGACCGCGCCGCCTTCGTCGCGGCGGTGGCCGTCGGGCTGTCGGCGCAGGACGAGGAACTGCTCGAACGCGCCCGCGCCGACCGCAGCCAGGACGTGCGCCGCGCCGCCGAGCAGCTCCTGGCGCGGCTGCCCGGGGCCGCGTGGACCCAGCGCGTGCACCGGGCCGCGCTGGCCGCCGTGCACCTGGAACGGCACCGGCTGCGGCGCACCCTCGTCGTCACCCTGCCCGACCCCACCGACCCGGCCCTGCCGCCGGTGAGCGCCGGGGCCGCTCCCGCGGGGGTGGGCCCGGGCGCCTGGGCCCTGCAGCAGCTGGTCGCGCTCACGCCGCCCGGCGCCTGGGAGCAGGCGCTGGGCGAGAGCCCCGAACGCCTCCTCGCGCTGCCCGTCGACGGCGGTCCGGGCCAGGACCTGCACACCGCCTGGGCCCGCGCCACCGTCCTGCACCGCGACGGGCGCTGGGCGCGGGCGCTGCTCGACGCCGGCGCCGACGGCGGGTACGCCACCGGCCACGACGCCGAGCTGCTGGCCGTCCTGCCGCCCGCCGAGCGGGTCGCCGCCGTCGTGGCGGTCGTCACCGCCGCCGCGCGCAGCAGGCGCGACGACGCCGACGACCGGGTCGTCGCGGTCGTCGCGGCCTGCCCGGGGCCGTGGCCGCAGCCGCTGGCCGACGCCGTGCTCGGCTGGCTCACCGCGGCACCCCGTCGCAGCCGGTGGGTCACGCACGACCTGCTGGAGCGGGCCGCGCACCGCCTGCCGGCCACTCCCGCCACCGCCGACGCGCTGCGCGTCGTCGCCGACGCCCTGCCCGACGACACCCCGTGGCGCTCCGCCCTGACCGACGTCGCCGACACCGTGGCCGAACGCCACCAGATGCTCGAGGAGTTCCGTTGA
- a CDS encoding FAD-dependent oxidoreductase, whose protein sequence is MTVRSLWEDTAPPGPAREPLDGDTEVDVCVVGAGYTGLWTAYHVLEHDPGASVLVVEAERVGFGASGRNGGWCSALLPQGESALAAEHGPAAARAMREAMRATIDAVERVVVAEGIDCHFRRGGTVVVARSEPQLARAVAEVAADERAGSPERLRLLDAEQTRKTVGMTRALGATYTPDCARIHPLRLARGLAEAVERRGGRIVEGTRATQVAAGRVRTDRGTVRARHVVRATEAWTATTGSREVVPVYSLMVATEPLPARFWEQAGLENGETFSDHRHVVVYGQRTADDRLVFGGRGAPYHFGSSIRPEFDGDEAVFRKLRATLRDLFPAVAGARFTHAWGGPLGIARDWHAAVRHDPVSGLGSAGGYVGDGVGTANLAGRTLAASITGADPELLRLPWFGHVPPRWEPEPLRWLGVNAGLLVARAADAAEGRRRRRDRPGPSDAPVERPGPAHGALSPSRGYSPWWRPHAIGRPEAARGAEPVAATRWKHRIRCHGGHPLVPSDAMSGTADLVLHSGRVFTGTGLHPSATAVAVSDGRVAAVGTDAELRSWTGPGTRTVDLAGRLVLPGFTDAHVHPVMGGLERLGCDLSEVHGAQAALDRVAAHAAAHPGEWVSGGGWSMADFPGGTPRREDLDRVVPDRPVFLLNRDHHGAWANSRALELAGVDARTPDPVDGRIERDPDGTPTGTLHEGAMDLVSRLLPPVTPADLAAGLAEGQRYLHSVGVTGWQDAIVGAYAGHSDTTPVYLDAVAAGTLTARVVGALWWPRGRTAEEVDDVVAGFVAHRERVAAAGSDRFRTTSVKIMLDGVAENRTASMLTPYLDGCGCSSGETGLSYLDRDLLLAAVPALDAAGFDVHVHVIGDRAVRDALDAVALARRSPASRGGRHHLAHLQVVHPDDVPRFAALDVTANAQALWACEEEQMTALTTPLLGPERNSWQYPFGGLLRTGARLVMGSDWPVSTPDPWQAVHVAVNRTPPGVDARPFGPEHALTLTEALHAYTAGSAWINRHDDAGTLTAGAVADLAVASVDPYSVEPRDLHRVRTDLTLVAGTPVHEASTDLAGVGR, encoded by the coding sequence GTGACCGTGCGCTCGCTGTGGGAGGACACCGCGCCGCCGGGCCCCGCCCGCGAGCCGCTGGACGGGGACACCGAGGTCGACGTGTGCGTCGTCGGGGCCGGCTACACCGGTCTGTGGACGGCGTACCACGTCCTCGAGCACGACCCCGGAGCCTCCGTCCTGGTCGTCGAGGCCGAACGCGTCGGGTTCGGGGCGAGCGGCCGCAACGGCGGCTGGTGCTCGGCCCTGCTGCCCCAGGGGGAGTCCGCCCTGGCCGCCGAGCACGGTCCCGCGGCGGCCCGGGCCATGCGGGAGGCGATGCGCGCGACGATCGACGCGGTCGAGCGCGTCGTGGTCGCCGAGGGCATCGACTGCCACTTCCGCCGCGGCGGCACCGTCGTCGTGGCGCGCAGCGAGCCGCAGCTGGCCCGGGCCGTCGCCGAGGTCGCGGCCGACGAGCGCGCGGGGTCCCCGGAGCGGCTGCGCCTGCTGGACGCCGAGCAGACCCGCAAGACCGTCGGGATGACGCGCGCCCTGGGGGCGACGTACACCCCCGACTGCGCGCGCATCCACCCCCTGCGGCTCGCGCGCGGCCTGGCCGAGGCCGTGGAACGGCGCGGGGGGCGCATCGTCGAGGGCACGCGCGCCACGCAGGTGGCGGCCGGTCGCGTCCGCACCGATCGCGGCACGGTCCGGGCCCGGCACGTGGTGCGGGCCACCGAGGCGTGGACGGCGACGACGGGCTCGCGCGAGGTCGTCCCGGTCTACTCCCTCATGGTGGCCACCGAACCCCTGCCGGCCCGGTTCTGGGAGCAGGCCGGGCTCGAGAACGGGGAGACGTTCTCCGACCACCGGCACGTCGTCGTCTACGGCCAGCGGACCGCCGACGACCGGCTCGTGTTCGGCGGGCGCGGTGCCCCGTACCACTTCGGGTCCTCGATCCGGCCGGAGTTCGACGGGGACGAGGCGGTGTTCCGGAAGCTGCGGGCCACGCTGCGGGACCTGTTCCCGGCCGTCGCCGGTGCCCGGTTCACCCACGCCTGGGGCGGGCCGCTCGGCATCGCGCGCGACTGGCACGCCGCGGTCCGGCACGACCCGGTGTCGGGCCTGGGCAGCGCCGGCGGCTACGTGGGCGACGGCGTCGGCACGGCCAACCTCGCGGGCCGGACCCTGGCGGCCAGCATCACCGGCGCCGACCCCGAGCTGCTGCGGCTGCCGTGGTTCGGCCACGTCCCGCCCCGGTGGGAGCCCGAGCCGCTGCGCTGGCTGGGCGTCAATGCCGGCCTGCTGGTCGCGCGGGCCGCCGACGCCGCCGAGGGCCGCCGACGCCGCCGAGACCGCCCTGGGCCGTCCGACGCCCCTGTCGAGCGCCCTGGCCCGGCTCACGGCGCACTGAGCCCCTCCCGTGGGTACTCGCCGTGGTGGCGTCCTCACGCGATCGGTCGGCCGGAGGCCGCTCGAGGGGCGGAACCCGTGGCGGCAACACGATGGAAACACCGAATCCGTTGTCACGGAGGCCATCCGCTTGTACCTTCCGATGCCATGAGCGGTACTGCGGACCTCGTCCTGCACTCCGGACGGGTTTTCACCGGGACCGGGTTGCACCCCTCGGCGACGGCGGTGGCCGTCAGCGACGGCCGCGTCGCCGCCGTCGGGACGGACGCCGAGCTCCGGTCCTGGACCGGGCCCGGCACCCGGACGGTGGACCTGGCGGGCCGGCTGGTCCTGCCCGGTTTCACCGACGCCCACGTCCACCCCGTCATGGGCGGCCTGGAACGCCTGGGCTGCGACCTCAGCGAGGTCCACGGCGCGCAGGCCGCCCTGGACCGGGTCGCGGCCCACGCGGCGGCCCACCCCGGGGAGTGGGTCTCCGGCGGGGGCTGGTCGATGGCCGACTTCCCCGGCGGCACCCCCCGTCGCGAGGACCTCGACCGCGTCGTGCCGGACCGGCCGGTGTTCCTGCTGAACCGCGACCACCACGGCGCGTGGGCCAACAGCCGGGCCCTGGAGCTGGCCGGGGTCGACGCGCGGACCCCCGACCCCGTCGACGGCCGGATCGAGCGCGACCCCGACGGCACCCCGACCGGCACGCTGCACGAGGGCGCGATGGACCTCGTCAGCCGCCTGCTGCCACCGGTCACCCCGGCCGACCTCGCGGCCGGGCTGGCCGAGGGGCAGCGGTACCTGCACTCCGTGGGCGTCACCGGCTGGCAGGACGCCATCGTCGGCGCCTACGCCGGCCACTCCGACACCACGCCGGTCTACCTGGACGCGGTGGCCGCCGGCACCCTCACCGCCCGCGTCGTCGGCGCCCTGTGGTGGCCGCGCGGCCGGACGGCCGAGGAGGTCGACGACGTCGTCGCCGGGTTCGTCGCCCACCGCGAGCGGGTCGCGGCGGCCGGCTCGGACCGCTTCCGGACCACGAGCGTCAAGATCATGCTCGACGGGGTCGCGGAGAACCGGACCGCCTCGATGCTCACGCCGTACCTCGACGGCTGCGGCTGCAGCTCGGGGGAGACGGGCCTGTCCTACCTGGACCGCGACCTGCTGCTGGCCGCCGTGCCCGCGCTGGACGCGGCGGGCTTCGACGTCCACGTGCACGTCATCGGCGACCGCGCCGTGCGCGACGCCCTCGACGCCGTCGCCCTGGCGCGGCGGTCCCCCGCCTCCCGCGGCGGCCGGCACCACCTGGCGCACCTGCAGGTCGTCCACCCCGACGACGTGCCCCGGTTCGCCGCGCTCGACGTCACCGCCAACGCCCAGGCGCTGTGGGCCTGCGAGGAGGAGCAGATGACCGCGTTGACCACACCCCTGCTGGGACCGGAGCGGAACTCCTGGCAGTACCCGTTCGGGGGGCTGCTGCGGACCGGGGCGCGCCTGGTCATGGGGTCGGACTGGCCGGTGTCCACCCCCGACCCGTGGCAGGCCGTCCACGTCGCCGTCAACCGCACCCCGCCGGGCGTCGACGCCCGCCCCTTCGGCCCCGAGCACGCGCTGACCCTCACCGAGGCCCTGCACGCGTACACCGCCGGATCGGCCTGGATCAACCGGCACGACGACGCCGGCACGCTCACCGCGGGAGCCGTCGCCGACCTCGCCGTCGCCAGCGTCGACCCCTACTCCGTGGAACCGCGGGACCTGCACCGGGTGCGGACCGACCTGACCCTCGTCGCCGGGACCCCGGTCCACGAGGCGTCGACGGACCTGGCGGGGGTGGGACGGTGA
- a CDS encoding polyamine ABC transporter ATP-binding protein yields MSVLAPDTSSLAGTGGGSVDITGVVKRFGAATAVDGVDLHVRSGEFLSLLGPSGCGKTTLLRMLAGFEHPDAGDLAIDGRSVLGLPPHRRPVNTVFQAYALFPHMTVAENVAYGLRQKGLRRRRVEAGEVRRRVGEALEMVRMSAFAQRSPSALSGGQQQRVALARALVNRPQVLLLDEPLSALDRKLREEMQVELKLLQTSLGTTFVFVTHDQEEALSMSDRIAVMLDGCVQQFGVPEEVYAEPVSAFVAGFIGKQNFLPGQVVQPGVVTCPEGTLATRPVDLPAGSPVLAAVRPEAVQVTAGEPAGAANRVRGRLAGVAHLGDVVQRVVVTSSGAEVLARAPRGAAGPGTGEVGTEVWCAFTPEHVHVFPAPHTPGSPL; encoded by the coding sequence GTGAGCGTGCTGGCCCCCGACACCTCCTCCCTCGCCGGCACCGGCGGCGGGTCGGTCGACATCACCGGCGTCGTCAAGCGGTTCGGCGCGGCCACGGCCGTCGACGGCGTCGACCTGCACGTCCGGTCCGGGGAGTTCCTGTCCCTGCTCGGTCCCAGCGGCTGCGGCAAGACCACCCTGCTGCGGATGCTCGCGGGGTTCGAGCACCCCGACGCGGGCGACCTCGCCATCGACGGCCGGTCCGTCCTCGGCCTGCCCCCGCACCGGCGCCCCGTGAACACGGTGTTCCAGGCCTACGCGTTGTTCCCGCACATGACCGTCGCCGAGAACGTCGCCTACGGGCTGCGGCAGAAGGGGCTGCGGCGCAGGCGCGTCGAGGCCGGGGAGGTCCGCCGCCGCGTCGGCGAGGCGCTGGAGATGGTGCGCATGAGCGCCTTCGCGCAGCGGTCCCCCAGCGCCCTGTCCGGCGGTCAGCAGCAGCGCGTCGCGCTCGCCCGCGCCCTCGTCAACCGCCCGCAGGTGCTGCTGCTCGACGAACCCCTCTCCGCCCTGGACCGCAAGCTGCGCGAGGAGATGCAGGTCGAGCTGAAGCTGCTGCAGACGTCGCTGGGCACGACCTTCGTCTTCGTCACCCACGACCAGGAGGAGGCGCTGTCCATGAGCGACCGCATCGCGGTCATGCTCGACGGCTGCGTGCAGCAGTTCGGGGTCCCCGAGGAGGTCTACGCCGAACCCGTCAGCGCCTTCGTCGCGGGGTTCATCGGCAAGCAGAACTTCCTGCCCGGCCAGGTCGTGCAGCCGGGCGTGGTGACGTGCCCGGAGGGCACGCTGGCCACCCGCCCCGTCGACCTGCCGGCCGGGTCCCCCGTCCTCGCCGCCGTCCGCCCCGAGGCCGTCCAGGTCACGGCCGGCGAACCGGCGGGCGCGGCCAACCGCGTCCGCGGCCGCCTCGCGGGCGTCGCCCACCTCGGCGACGTCGTCCAGCGCGTCGTCGTGACGAGCTCGGGTGCGGAGGTGCTGGCCCGCGCCCCGCGCGGTGCCGCCGGCCCCGGCACCGGCGAGGTCGGGACCGAGGTCTGGTGCGCCTTCACCCCCGAGCACGTCCACGTCTTCCCCGCCCCCCACACCCCCGGGAGCCCCCTGTGA
- a CDS encoding NAD(P)/FAD-dependent oxidoreductase → MLRGTPCPTARRRGTTRRVPFLTSRSPAVDDALRAVASTPFWLDDPGRPDAEPPLITGTRTDLAVVGGGFTGLWTALRAKERDPGRDVLLLEGAWIGWAASGRNGGFIDASLTHGRSNGELHLPGEVDRLDALGLANLDGLQDSVARYGWDCDFERTGGLSVATEAYQVDQLRGEPGFLDTAAVRAQVDSPTYLAGVWTRDDTALVNPARLCWELKRTCLELGVRIAEHTPVRHISSADGDVVLRTPGGDVCARRVALGTNVFPSLLPRYRWHTIPVYDYALVTEPLSGAQLAAIGWRNRQGVGDLGNRFHYYRRTADDRVLFGGYDAVYHYGRRLSAEYDQNPDSFRTLAAHFQQTFPQLEGVRFTHAWGGAIDTCTRFFPFFGTGHGGRVAHVAGYTGLGVGMTRFAADVVLDLLARAEDGPTELTELELVRTPPVPFPPEPLAWGGVEVTTRSLDHADRHEGQRNVWLRTLDRLGLGFDS, encoded by the coding sequence ATGCTACGCGGAACCCCTTGTCCCACCGCGAGGCGTCGCGGTACAACTCGGCGCGTGCCGTTCCTCACGTCGAGATCACCGGCCGTCGACGACGCCCTGCGGGCCGTCGCGAGCACCCCGTTCTGGCTGGACGACCCCGGCCGGCCGGACGCCGAACCACCCCTCATCACCGGCACCCGCACCGACCTCGCCGTCGTGGGCGGCGGGTTCACCGGGCTGTGGACGGCCCTGCGCGCCAAGGAGCGCGACCCGGGGCGCGACGTGCTGCTGCTCGAAGGCGCCTGGATCGGGTGGGCCGCCTCCGGCCGCAACGGCGGGTTCATCGACGCGAGCCTGACCCACGGCCGCAGCAACGGTGAACTGCACCTGCCCGGCGAGGTGGACCGGCTCGACGCCCTCGGCCTGGCGAACCTGGACGGTCTGCAGGACAGCGTGGCCCGCTACGGGTGGGACTGCGACTTCGAGCGCACGGGCGGTCTGTCGGTCGCCACCGAGGCGTATCAGGTCGACCAGCTGCGGGGGGAACCCGGGTTCCTCGACACGGCCGCCGTGCGGGCGCAGGTCGACTCCCCCACCTACCTGGCCGGGGTGTGGACGCGGGACGACACCGCCCTCGTGAACCCCGCGCGGCTGTGCTGGGAGCTGAAGCGCACGTGCCTCGAGCTCGGCGTGCGGATCGCCGAGCACACCCCGGTGCGCCACATCTCCTCGGCGGACGGCGACGTCGTCCTGCGGACACCCGGCGGGGACGTGTGCGCCCGGCGCGTCGCCCTGGGCACCAACGTGTTCCCATCGCTCCTGCCGCGCTACCGCTGGCACACCATCCCCGTCTACGACTACGCCCTGGTCACCGAACCCCTGTCGGGCGCGCAGCTCGCGGCCATCGGCTGGCGGAACCGGCAGGGCGTCGGGGACCTGGGGAACCGCTTCCACTACTACCGGCGCACGGCGGACGACCGGGTCCTGTTCGGCGGGTACGACGCCGTCTACCACTACGGCCGGCGGCTGTCGGCCGAGTACGACCAGAACCCCGACTCGTTCCGGACGCTCGCCGCGCACTTCCAGCAGACGTTCCCGCAACTGGAGGGCGTGCGGTTCACGCACGCCTGGGGTGGCGCGATCGACACCTGCACGCGGTTCTTCCCGTTCTTCGGGACCGGCCACGGCGGCCGCGTCGCGCACGTCGCCGGGTACACCGGTCTCGGCGTGGGGATGACCCGCTTCGCGGCCGACGTCGTCCTGGACCTGCTGGCCCGCGCGGAAGACGGCCCCACCGAGCTCACCGAACTCGAGCTCGTGCGGACCCCGCCGGTGCCGTTCCCGCCCGAACCCCTGGCGTGGGGCGGGGTCGAGGTGACCACCCGGTCGCTCGACCACGCCGACCGGCACGAGGGTCAGCGCAACGTCTGGCTGCGGACGCTGGACCGGCTGGGGCTGGGTTTCGACTCCTGA
- a CDS encoding aspartate aminotransferase family protein: MSSLLAKTPRGTDRSVAAREHLWMHFTRHAPFDAGEEVPVIVRGEGARIWDQHGREYLDGLAGLFTVQVGHGRTELAEAAARQASTLGFFPLWSYAHPAAIDLAERLAHEAPGDLDRVFFTGSGSEAVETAWKLAKAYFKRIGKPGKHKVVSRSIAYHGTTHGALSITGIPGVKADFEPLVPGTFRAPNTNSYRAPEHLREDPKAFGRWAADRVGEAIEFEGPDTVAAVFVEPVQNAGGCFPPPPGYFERLREICDELDVLLVSDETICAFGRIGELFACKDFDFVPDIITCAKGLTSGYSPLGAVIASQRLFEPFRAPGEVFAHGYTFGGHPVSAAVAMANLDIFEREGLVQHVHENAPLFRRALERLLDLPIVGDVRGAGFFYGIELVKDQATRETFDEAESERLLRGFLSPALWEAGLYCRADDRGDPVIQLAPPLVVGPPEFDDIEQRLRSVLVEAGRLL; the protein is encoded by the coding sequence ATGTCCAGCCTCCTCGCGAAGACCCCGCGCGGCACGGACCGTTCCGTGGCCGCCCGAGAGCACCTGTGGATGCACTTCACGCGGCACGCCCCCTTCGACGCCGGCGAGGAGGTGCCCGTCATCGTCCGCGGTGAGGGCGCCCGCATCTGGGACCAGCACGGCCGGGAGTACCTCGACGGTCTCGCCGGCCTGTTCACCGTCCAGGTCGGCCACGGCCGCACCGAGCTGGCCGAGGCCGCGGCCCGGCAGGCCTCCACCCTGGGTTTCTTCCCGCTGTGGTCCTACGCCCACCCGGCCGCGATCGACCTCGCCGAGCGCCTGGCCCACGAGGCCCCGGGCGACCTGGACCGGGTGTTCTTCACCGGCAGCGGCAGCGAGGCCGTCGAGACGGCGTGGAAGCTCGCCAAGGCCTACTTCAAGCGCATCGGCAAACCCGGCAAGCACAAGGTCGTCAGCCGCTCCATCGCCTACCACGGGACCACCCACGGTGCGCTGTCCATCACCGGCATCCCGGGGGTGAAGGCCGACTTCGAACCCCTGGTCCCCGGGACGTTCCGCGCCCCCAACACCAACTCCTACCGGGCGCCGGAACACCTGCGCGAGGACCCCAAGGCGTTCGGCCGCTGGGCCGCCGACCGGGTCGGGGAGGCCATCGAGTTCGAGGGTCCCGACACCGTGGCCGCGGTCTTCGTCGAACCCGTCCAGAACGCCGGCGGCTGCTTCCCGCCGCCGCCGGGGTACTTCGAGCGACTGCGCGAGATCTGCGACGAGCTCGACGTCCTGCTCGTCAGCGACGAGACGATCTGCGCCTTCGGCCGCATCGGTGAGCTGTTCGCGTGCAAGGACTTCGACTTCGTCCCGGACATCATCACGTGCGCAAAGGGGCTCACCAGCGGGTACTCCCCGCTGGGGGCGGTCATCGCCTCCCAGCGCCTGTTCGAGCCGTTCCGCGCGCCGGGGGAGGTGTTCGCGCACGGCTACACGTTCGGCGGCCACCCCGTCTCGGCGGCGGTCGCGATGGCCAACCTCGACATCTTCGAGCGCGAGGGCCTCGTCCAGCACGTGCACGAGAACGCCCCGCTGTTCCGCCGGGCGCTCGAGCGCCTGCTCGACCTGCCGATCGTCGGCGACGTCCGGGGGGCGGGGTTCTTCTACGGCATCGAGCTCGTCAAGGACCAGGCGACGCGGGAGACGTTCGACGAGGCCGAGTCCGAGCGCCTCCTGCGGGGTTTCCTCTCACCCGCGCTGTGGGAGGCGGGGCTGTACTGCCGCGCCGACGACCGCGGGGACCCGGTGATCCAGCTCGCGCCGCCGCTGGTCGTCGGTCCGCCGGAGTTCGACGACATCGAGCAGCGGCTGCGGTCGGTGCTCGTCGAGGCGGGCCGGCTGCTGTGA
- a CDS encoding AsnC family transcriptional regulator: protein MPNRQPAPALDDLSKRIIEVLQEDGRMSYAAIGKVVGLSEAAVRQRVQRLLDGGVVQIVAVTDPVQVGFARQAMIGIRAEGDTRIVADRLAEVPEIDYVVVTAGSFDVIVEAVCEDDDGLLELINAKIRAVPGVVATETFVYLSLRKQLYNWGTR from the coding sequence GTGCCGAACCGTCAGCCCGCGCCCGCCCTCGACGACCTCTCCAAGCGGATCATCGAGGTCCTCCAGGAGGACGGCCGGATGTCGTATGCGGCGATCGGCAAGGTCGTCGGGTTGTCCGAGGCGGCCGTCCGCCAGCGCGTGCAGCGCCTCCTCGACGGCGGCGTGGTGCAGATCGTCGCCGTGACCGACCCCGTCCAGGTGGGCTTCGCCCGGCAGGCGATGATCGGAATCCGGGCCGAGGGGGATACCCGCATCGTCGCCGACCGGCTCGCCGAGGTCCCGGAGATCGACTACGTCGTGGTCACCGCCGGTTCCTTCGACGTCATCGTGGAGGCCGTCTGCGAGGACGACGACGGCCTGCTCGAGCTCATCAACGCCAAGATCCGCGCCGTCCCCGGGGTGGTCGCGACCGAGACCTTCGTCTACCTCAGCCTGCGCAAACAGCTGTACAACTGGGGCACCCGCTGA